The proteins below come from a single Microtus pennsylvanicus isolate mMicPen1 chromosome 13, mMicPen1.hap1, whole genome shotgun sequence genomic window:
- the C1qc gene encoding complement C1q subcomponent subunit C, translated as MDVGPSCQPQHGLYLLLLLLALPLRGQASTSCYGIPGIPGLPGTPGKDGHDGLPGPKGEPGIPAIPGARGPKGQKGEPGLPGHRGKNGPMGTFGLPGDPGPMGPRGEPGDEGRYKQKHQSVFTVTRQTSQHPAANGLVKFNSVITNPQGDYDTSTGKFTCKVPGLYYFVYHASLTANLCVHLYHNHAKVASFCDHMANIKQVTSGGVLLRQQRGDEVWLEVNDYNGMVGTEGSDSVFSGFLLFPD; from the exons ATGGATGTAGGACCCAGCTGCCAGCCCCAACATGGACTctacctgctgctgcttctgctggctCTGCCGCTCAGGGGCCAGGCCAGCACCAGCTGCTATGGAATCCCAGGGATACCAGGACTGCCGGGGACTCCTGGGAAGGATGGGCATGATGGACTCCCGGGGCCAAAGGGTGAGCCAG GGATCCCAGCTATCCCCGGGGCACGAGGACCCAAGGGTCAGAAGGGCGAGCCTGGCTTGCCTGGCCATCGTGGGAAAAATGGCCCCATGGGGACCTTCGGGTTGCCAGGGGATCCAGGCCCCATGGGACCTCGTGGGGAGCCAGGTGATGAGGGCCGATACAAGCAGAAGCACCAGTCGGTGTTCACCGTCACCCGGCAGACCTCCCAGCACCCAGCGGCCAATGGCCTGGTCAAGTTCAACTCTGTCATCACCAACCCCCAGGGGGACTACGACACCAGCACAGGGAAGTTCACCTGCAAAGTGCCCGGCCTCTACTACTTCGTCTACCACGCGTCACTGACGGCCAACCTGTGCGTGCATCTGTACCACAACCATGCCAAGGTGGCCAGCTTCTGCGACCACATGGCCAATATCAAGCAGGTCACCTCGGGAGGAGTTCTGCTGCGGCAGCAGAGGGGCGATGAGGTGTGGCTGGAAGTCAACGATTACAACGGCATGGTGGGCACTGAGGGCTCGGACAGCGTCTTCTCGGgcttcctgctctttcctgaCTAG
- the C1qa gene encoding complement C1q subcomponent subunit A, with protein sequence MEASRGWLVACVLAVTLVSTVTQDVCRAPNGKDGAAGNPGRPGRPGLKGERGEPGAPGIRTGIRGLKGDLGEDGIPGKPGNMGFPGPTGPPGSRGPAGLKGIKGNPGNIRDQPRPAFSAIRKNPLTDGNVIIFDQVITNEEGPYQSNTGRFICAVPGFYYFTFQVTSKWDLCLFIKSSSQGRDRSSLGFCDANSKGLFQVISGGTVLQLQRGDQVWIEKNPEKGRIYHGPEVDSIFSGFLIFPSA encoded by the exons ATGGAGGCCTCTCGGGGATGGCTGGTAGCCTGTGTGCTGGCCGTGACCCTGGTATCCACAGTGACCCAGGATGTCTGCCGAGCACCCAATGGGAAGGATGGGGCTGCAGGAAATCCTGGCCGCCCAGGGAGGCCGGGTctcaaaggagagagaggggaaccag GAGCTCCTGGCATCCGGACGGGCATCCGAGGCCTTAAAGGAGACCTGGGAGAGGATGGAATCCCTGGAAAACCCGGCAACATGGGGTTCCCAGGGCCCACTGGGCCCCCGGGGAGCAGAGGCCCCGCAGGACTGAAGGGCATCAAAGGCAACCCAGGCAATATCAGGGACCAGCCCAGGCCAGCTTTCTCAGCCATTCGGAAGAACCCACTGACAGATGGCAATGTGATTATCTTCGACCAGGTCATCACCAACGAGGAGGGCCCATACCAGAGCAACACGGGCCGCTTCATCTGTGCGGTGCCTGGTTTCTATTACTTCACCTTCCAAGTGACCTCCAAGTGGGATCTCTGTCTGTTTATCAAGTCCTCCTCCCAGGGCCGAGACAGGAGTTCCCTGGGTTTCTGTGATGCCAACAGCAAGGGGCTCTTCCAGGTGATCTCAGGGGGTACTGTGCTCCAGCTGCAGAGGGGGGACCAAGTGTGGATCGAGAAGAACCCCGAAAAGGGTCGCATTTACCACGGTCCTGAAGTCGACAGCATCTTCAGTGGGTTTCTCATTTTCCCCTCTGCCTGA